One Xenopus tropicalis strain Nigerian chromosome 8, UCB_Xtro_10.0, whole genome shotgun sequence genomic window carries:
- the glipr2 gene encoding GLI pathogenesis-related 2 (The RefSeq protein has 11 substitutions compared to this genomic sequence) yields the protein MRDASGAEVVETWYNEIKDYSFGRPGFQSDTGHFTQVVWKDSREVGVAKAVDGKGMVIAVAQYSPAGNITNPGYFQKNVLPKGTPVSNTGTSPTARGTSYLGTRGTDSALSPTADSREFALEFLKANNVYRSRHGAKPLQLNSKISQEAQRWAEHLLNLKNLKHSDTSHGENIWAKSGGPSITVTGQEVADSWYKEEKNYNFSKPGNKAKTGHFTQMVWKASKEVGVGLASSGKGMLIVVAQYNPSGNITNPGFYGRNVLPRGSKVTDDGGDEDGFVKSPSSTAVLPIPEKELKSFRKDLLSEHNQYRKLHGAGALQLSVALSQDAQKWADHLVGKPALQNSDTHHGENLWYRWETNTSLPTGKEVAESWYNENAKYSFATPGFQSGSGNFTQMIWKSSSQVGFGLSTDNKGMYIAVGFYDPAGNIANKGYFEDNVLPRKK from the exons ATGAGGGATGCCTCTG GTGCGGAGGTGGTGGAAACGTGGTACAACGAGATTAAGGATTATAGCTTTGGCCGGCCGGGCTTCCAGTCTAACACAG GTCACTTTACACAGGTTGTCTGGAAAGACTCCAGAGAGGTTGGCGTTGCCAAAGCTGTGGATGGCAAAGGAATGGTGATAGCGGTGGCGCAGTACAGCCCAGCTGGCAACATCACCAACCCCGGCTACTTCCAGAAGAACGTTCTGCCGAAGGGAACTCCTGTATCCGATACGGGAACAAGCCCCACCGCCAGGGGAACCTCGTATCTAGGAACACGCGGAACAGACTCGGCCTCGTCACCTACAG CAGATTCCAGAGAATTTGCCCTTGAGTTCCTGAAGGCCAATAACGTTTATCGATCACGCCACGGGGCAAAACCGCTGCAGCTCAACTCGAAGATAAGTCAGGAAGCCCAACGGTGGGCGGAGCATCTCCTCAACCTGAAGACTTTAAAGCACAGTGACACGTCCCATGGGGAGAATATCTGGGCTAAATCTGGAGGCCCCTCCATCACCGTCACAG GGCAAGAAGTGGCCGACAGCTGGTACAAAGAAGAGAAGAATTACAACTTCTCCAAGCCCGGATACCAGGCCGACACAG GTCATTTCACCCAGATGGTGTGGAAAGCCTCCAAGGAGGTGGGTGTTGGTCTGGCCTCCAGCGGCAAAGGGATGTTGATTGTGGTGGCCCAGTATAACCCCAGTGGGAACATCACCAACCCGGGATTCTACGGCCGCAACATCCTCCCTCGAGGCTCCAAGGTGACCGATGACGACGGTGATGAGGATGGTTTTGTGAAGAGTCCAAGTTCCACTGCTGTTCTACCCATTCCAG AGAAGGAGCTGAAAAGCTTCCGGAAGGATCTGCTCAGTGAGCACAATCAGTACCGTAAGCTCCACGGCGCCGGGGCCCTCCAGCTCAGCGTGGCCCTTTCCCAGGATGCACAGAAGTGGGCGGATCACTTAGTAGGGAAACGTGCCCTGCAGAACAGCGACACCCACCATGGGGAGAACCTGTGGTACCGATGGGGGACCAACACCAGCTTGCCCACAG GGAAAGAAGTGGCTGAGTCCTGGTACAATGAGAATGCCAAATACAGTTTCGCCACCCCCGGATTCCAGAGCGGTTCAG ggaaCTTCACGCAGATGATATGGAAGTCTTCCTCGCAGGTGGGCTTCGGCCTCAGCACAGACAACAAGGGAATGTACATTGCCGTGGGCTTCTACGACCCGGCGGGCAACATCGCCAACAAGGGCTACTTCGAGGATAACGTCCTGCCCAGGAAGAAGTGA